A window from Thiomonas sp. FB-Cd encodes these proteins:
- the ccsB gene encoding c-type cytochrome biogenesis protein CcsB, with amino-acid sequence MELTSKSHTLGLKPAPHDVKHTGPMAYLRRRSVYDWIFLALILAGDVTVLSQYGQNMGYYVKLIFLGATTALLFLGWGWTAIKNLAIAVAALSLFGIWQYYGPNGVPVLARGEQDFVLKFFLSSQTAIMWMAFLFFLSTASYWVGMFTGPAQVTAGGAIAGGGAMIRNDRGWQSNFPQLFASRLAWIGVTMALVGTMMRWFESYLVGPDVGHIPLSNLYEVFVLFSWLTTTLYLYLEHRYKTRSMGAFAMLVVSAAVVFLLWYSMVQGAYEIQPLVPSLQSWWMKLHVPANFIGYGTFAIAAMVGFAYLIKAHAQETSLWKLGPLWVLGFVMFFEPLVFRQGGISEYWGVFAGVSALAVGGILYARQRIASHLPSLEVMDDVIYKSIAIGFTFFTIATILGAMWAAEAWGGYWSWDPKETWALIVWLNYAAWLHMRLMKGLRGQVAAWWALTGLLVTTFAFLGVNMFLSGLHSYGKL; translated from the coding sequence ATGGAACTTACGAGCAAATCCCACACGTTAGGGCTCAAGCCGGCGCCTCACGATGTGAAGCACACCGGCCCGATGGCCTACCTGCGGCGCCGGTCGGTTTACGACTGGATTTTCCTTGCGCTCATTTTGGCCGGTGACGTGACCGTGCTGAGCCAGTACGGGCAGAACATGGGCTATTACGTCAAGCTCATTTTCCTTGGCGCAACGACCGCATTGCTGTTTCTTGGCTGGGGCTGGACCGCGATCAAGAACCTGGCGATCGCCGTGGCCGCCTTGTCCCTGTTCGGCATCTGGCAGTACTACGGACCGAACGGCGTGCCGGTATTGGCTCGCGGCGAGCAGGACTTCGTCCTCAAATTCTTCCTCTCCAGTCAGACCGCCATCATGTGGATGGCCTTCCTGTTCTTCCTCAGCACGGCCAGCTACTGGGTCGGGATGTTCACCGGTCCGGCGCAGGTCACAGCGGGTGGTGCCATTGCGGGTGGCGGCGCGATGATTCGCAATGACCGTGGCTGGCAGTCGAATTTCCCGCAGCTCTTCGCATCGCGTCTGGCCTGGATCGGCGTGACCATGGCGCTCGTGGGCACCATGATGCGCTGGTTTGAGAGCTATTTGGTCGGCCCGGACGTCGGTCATATTCCGCTGTCCAACCTGTATGAAGTGTTCGTGCTGTTCTCGTGGCTCACCACGACGCTGTACCTGTACCTGGAGCACCGCTACAAGACGCGCAGCATGGGCGCTTTCGCCATGCTGGTGGTCAGTGCCGCCGTGGTTTTTCTGCTGTGGTACAGCATGGTGCAGGGCGCCTATGAAATCCAGCCGCTGGTGCCGTCGCTGCAAAGCTGGTGGATGAAGCTGCACGTACCCGCGAATTTCATCGGGTACGGCACGTTTGCCATCGCTGCGATGGTGGGCTTTGCCTATCTCATCAAGGCCCATGCGCAGGAAACCTCGTTGTGGAAGCTCGGTCCGCTGTGGGTGCTGGGCTTCGTGATGTTCTTCGAGCCCCTGGTGTTTCGCCAGGGCGGCATCTCCGAGTATTGGGGGGTGTTCGCCGGCGTCTCGGCGCTGGCCGTCGGCGGCATCCTGTACGCCCGCCAGCGCATCGCCTCGCATCTGCCCTCGCTTGAGGTGATGGACGACGTCATCTACAAATCCATCGCCATCGGTTTCACCTTCTTCACCATCGCCACGATCCTCGGCGCGATGTGGGCTGCCGAGGCCTGGGGTGGATACTGGAGCTGGGATCCGAAGGAAACCTGGGCGCTGATCGTGTGGTTGAACTACGCAGCCTGGCTGCACATGCGCCTGATGAAGGGTTTGCGCGGGCAAGTGGCGGCGTGGTGGGCGCTCACCGGGCTGCTGGTGACGACCTTCGCCTTCCTCGGCGTCAACATGTTCCTTTCCGGTTTGCATTCCTATGGCAAGCTTTAA
- the msrP gene encoding protein-methionine-sulfoxide reductase catalytic subunit MsrP yields MNKRQDDGFEHGVPSEITPREVYHDRRRLLAMAGVGAAAAVAAVAAQRAHALPAEAARPGALPTLPATRNAAFSTSEPLTPYKDVTTYNNFYEFGTSKSDPAKYAGSLQTRPWTVVVEGAVHKPRTFGIEDLLKLAPMQERIYRHRCVEGWSMVIPWIGYPLATLLKAVEPTGNAKYVEYITLLNRAEMPGQNDPVLQWPYLEGLRMDEAMHPLTLLTFGLYGEVLPNQDGAPMRMVIPWKYGFKGGKSIVRIRLVEKQPVTSWMRAVPQWYGFYSNVNPDVSPQNWSQANERRIGQGAFGGLFAPRIPTQMFNGYGAQVASLYKGMNLTKDF; encoded by the coding sequence ATGAACAAGCGACAAGATGATGGTTTCGAGCATGGGGTCCCATCCGAGATCACGCCGCGCGAGGTGTATCACGATCGACGACGCCTCCTTGCCATGGCCGGCGTGGGCGCAGCAGCTGCCGTGGCCGCGGTGGCAGCACAGCGCGCGCATGCCTTGCCTGCCGAGGCGGCTCGCCCCGGCGCGCTGCCCACGCTGCCGGCGACCCGCAATGCCGCCTTTTCCACATCGGAGCCGCTGACGCCCTACAAGGATGTGACGACCTACAACAATTTCTACGAGTTTGGCACCAGCAAGAGTGACCCAGCCAAGTACGCCGGCAGCCTGCAGACGAGGCCATGGACCGTGGTGGTGGAGGGCGCGGTGCACAAGCCGCGCACCTTTGGCATCGAGGACTTGCTCAAACTCGCCCCAATGCAGGAGCGCATTTATCGCCACCGGTGCGTTGAGGGATGGTCCATGGTGATTCCGTGGATCGGCTATCCGCTGGCGACCCTGCTCAAGGCGGTCGAGCCGACGGGCAACGCCAAATATGTCGAATACATCACCTTGCTGAACCGGGCCGAGATGCCCGGCCAGAATGATCCCGTGCTGCAATGGCCCTACCTCGAGGGCCTGCGCATGGATGAAGCCATGCACCCGCTCACGCTCCTGACCTTCGGCCTGTACGGTGAGGTGCTGCCCAACCAGGACGGGGCTCCCATGCGCATGGTCATTCCCTGGAAATATGGATTCAAGGGGGGCAAATCAATCGTCAGGATCCGCCTTGTGGAAAAGCAGCCGGTCACCTCGTGGATGCGGGCCGTGCCACAGTGGTACGGCTTTTATTCCAACGTCAACCCCGACGTCAGTCCGCAGAACTGGAGCCAGGCCAACGAGCGCCGCATCGGCCAAGGCGCATTTGGAGGGTTGTTCGCGCCGCGCATTCCAACGCAAATGTTCAATGGCTATGGCGCGCAGGTGGCCAG